The region GGTATTCGGTGGACAAACGGGAAAAATTTCTGGAACCATTCGTGACAATCAAAACGGTGAACCCATGGTTGGTGTCAACATTGTCATTGATCAACTTGGTGTGGGTGCAACTACAGACATGCGTGGTCAATACTATATCTTGAATATCCCACCAGGAAACTACACCCTGCGCTTTATGATGATCGGCTATGCACCCATTATCAATGAAGAAGTCGGAGTGGCAATGGATCAGACCACAATCATCAATCATGACATGACATTCAAAGTGCTTGGTGTAGAGGAAGTCCGCGTCACAGCCACCCGACCCGTTGTTGTGAAAGATTTATCAGCCAGTCAAATGTATATAAAAGAAGAAGCCATTTCTGAAATTCCAATTGATAATGTGGCCAGCCTGGTTGGTCTACAGGCAGGAGCCGAAGGCGTTTCCATACGCGGTGGCGGCAGTTCACAAACTGCTTTTATTGTGGATGGGTTTCAGCTGAATGATGGACGTTCAAATATGCCGACCCTGGCACTATCCCTGAGTTCAGTGAAAGAAGTCCAGGTACAATCCGGTGGTTTTAATGCAGAATATGGAAATATTCGCTCTGGAATCATTAATGTGATTACTGCCGAAGGTAGCCAAACCGGAATGACAGGATCATTTTCATATTATTATTCGCCTCCTGCTCCCAAAAACTTTGGAATTTCTCCCTATGATGCTACTTCGTACTATTTGAGGCCATATCTTGACGATGCTGTGGCCTGGATGGGGACCACTGGTGAGAATTATGAAGATTTAAACTCCAACCAGGAGTATGATCCCAATGAACCTTTTGAAGATTTCAATGGCGATGGGGAATGGACAGGTTGGGACAGCTATACAAGGGCTCAATATGCAGATTTTGAAGGGTGGAATGCCCGCTCTTTGATCACCCTCCAGGATGATGATCCCACCAATGATCTGACCCCTGCTGCAGCTCAGCGGGAATTCCTGTGGAAGCACCGCAGAGAAGGATTTATTACTGATCCTGATTACACCCTTGATTTTGGTTTTGGTGGAGGTGTTCCCGGGATGGAATCCCTTGGAAATACGAGATTTTACCTCAGTCATCGCAGCGAAAGGACAGGTTTTGTTGTACCTCTCGTGCGGGATGCCTATTCATCAAATACAACCAGGTTGAAATTGAATTCTGACATTTCTAAAAACATGAAGCTGACCTCAACCTTTGCCTACTCAGAAGATCGATCGGCGAGTACCTATAGCTGGACGACGACACCAACTGGGGCCATGGTTAGCTCAGTCTATAGCGTGGCCAGTCTGGTGAAGGGTGGGAGTAACATACTCTTCATGCCGGCTTATTATAGCCCGGCAGATATCTACCGCACGAATGTTGGTTTTAAACTCAACCATATGCTGGACGAGAGCAGTTTCTATGAAGTGGTCTATCAATATTTAAGAAATAAGTATTCAACTTTTGGTACTGAGGCGCGAAGTGACAGCCTGTATGAGATTTCTCCCGGGGTATGGCGAGATGAGGCTCCCTACGGCTATGACGGTGGGGAGTGGATGAATTTGGGCCGAGATAACAGTCTTATTCAGAATCATTCAATTAAAATCGATTACACACGTCAGGTGAATGATAAAAATCAGATAAAAACTGGTTTCGCCTTCAATTATGCTGATTTGCAGATACGTTCATCTACGGAAAGTGATAAAGATACCTGGACCCGAGATCAGATTTATGATCGACCTCCCTTTAGTATGGCTCTATATGTCCAGGACAAACTCGAGTATGAAGGATTTATAGCAAATGTAGGTCTACGAGCTGAGTTAAATAATCCCAATGCTCCCATTTATAAATTGGATATATATGATCCGACCTTTGGTCAGGGGTATGGGGCTGATCTGGAGGAAACTGCTGAAACAGAAGATGCCAAGAGTATCTGGACGCTCAGCCCTCGTCTGGGTGTCTCACATCCCATTACGGATCACTCCAAACTCTACTTTAACTATGGTCATTTTCATTCTGAACCTGCCTCATCCTATAGATTCCGTTTGCAGAGAGAATCCAATGGACAGGTAACTTCAATCGGGAATCCAAATCTAGAGATGGAACGAACCATTGCCTATGAACTTGGTTATTCCCACAGTATCTATGAGAAATATCTCCTAAATGTTGCTACCTACTACAAGGATGTATCCAAACAACCTGGATGGATCACTTATACGAATGTAGGCGGTTCGGTTAACTACATCATACCTGAGAATAACAATTATGCTGATATCAGAGGTATGGAATTCACTCTATCCAAGCTGGAGGGAAGATGGTTAACAGGTTTTATTAATTACACATATATGGTGCAAACATCAGGTTACTTTGGTTTACGCCATTATTATCAGGATCCTATTGAGCAGCGGGATTATAACAATATCAATCCAGTT is a window of Candidatus Neomarinimicrobiota bacterium DNA encoding:
- a CDS encoding TonB-dependent receptor; this translates as MTFTKNILRAVILLGALNLVFGGQTGKISGTIRDNQNGEPMVGVNIVIDQLGVGATTDMRGQYYILNIPPGNYTLRFMMIGYAPIINEEVGVAMDQTTIINHDMTFKVLGVEEVRVTATRPVVVKDLSASQMYIKEEAISEIPIDNVASLVGLQAGAEGVSIRGGGSSQTAFIVDGFQLNDGRSNMPTLALSLSSVKEVQVQSGGFNAEYGNIRSGIINVITAEGSQTGMTGSFSYYYSPPAPKNFGISPYDATSYYLRPYLDDAVAWMGTTGENYEDLNSNQEYDPNEPFEDFNGDGEWTGWDSYTRAQYADFEGWNARSLITLQDDDPTNDLTPAAAQREFLWKHRREGFITDPDYTLDFGFGGGVPGMESLGNTRFYLSHRSERTGFVVPLVRDAYSSNTTRLKLNSDISKNMKLTSTFAYSEDRSASTYSWTTTPTGAMVSSVYSVASLVKGGSNILFMPAYYSPADIYRTNVGFKLNHMLDESSFYEVVYQYLRNKYSTFGTEARSDSLYEISPGVWRDEAPYGYDGGEWMNLGRDNSLIQNHSIKIDYTRQVNDKNQIKTGFAFNYADLQIRSSTESDKDTWTRDQIYDRPPFSMALYVQDKLEYEGFIANVGLRAELNNPNAPIYKLDIYDPTFGQGYGADLEETAETEDAKSIWTLSPRLGVSHPITDHSKLYFNYGHFHSEPASSYRFRLQRESNGQVTSIGNPNLEMERTIAYELGYSHSIYEKYLLNVATYYKDVSKQPGWITYTNVGGSVNYIIPENNNYADIRGMEFTLSKLEGRWLTGFINYTYMVQTSGYFGLRHYYQDPIEQRDYNNINPVESRSVPTPFARMNLVLHTPKKYGPSLGGFRPLEDWGLTFLTSFRAGSTWNWTENNRTRSRPWVDTYSISSRLSRTFKSDMGDLEFFMDISNLLNSKWLSYAGFAGSRDWEAYRASLHLPWEEGTEHGNDELGVYRSWDTEYRPIFAVDSIGIVQGAPQSHEIYWDESNDTYRKWNDSTNDWDDTPISQSDIDKLIEDKAYIDMPNIRSMSFLNPRQFTIGVRIKF